The following DNA comes from Cucumis sativus cultivar 9930 chromosome 7, Cucumber_9930_V3, whole genome shotgun sequence.
TCAAATGATCTGTGGCACCAGAATCCAGAATCCAGGGGTTCTTCCCATCAATACTAACAAGACCGAAGGAATGAGGTATACCTGTTTGGACAATGGCACCTAAAGTGGCAAGACTGAGATCagtttggtttttgtgtgGATCGGATTGTTGAGGAGGTTCAGCAGACTCACTCACATACGCCCGCCCTGTGTTCTGTTTGTCGTTGGAAGGGCGTTTCTTACTTCCTGGGGACGGCCATGTAACTTCCAACATTGTTCTTTGGTATGCCATTGTTTTTTGCAATGCTCGCAGACAGGAATTGGTTTTCCATTATGCTTGTCACTGCTACTGTTAGAAGATCTTGCACTAAAAGCAGCGGAGTCAATAGTAGGGGTTGCGGAAATATTCATAGCACTTGTGCGATCTTCCTCGAGGCGGATTTCAGAGCAAACTTCCATCAAGGAGGGAATCGGTCTTTGACCTAGTATACGCCCTCGAACTACATcaaacttaggattaagaccagcaagaaagtcataaatcctgtcattctcttcaattctcGAGTACTGTACACCATCAGTGGGATCACGCCAGACTAGTTCTCTGCATAGGTCCATTTCTTGCCATATAAGAGAAAGCTTATTGAAAAAGGATGTGACATCCATGGTTCCTTGCTTGCATTCATGAACTTGCTTTCTCAGCGTGTATAGACGAGAGGCATTCTGACGTTTTGAGTAAAGTGTCTGGGTTGTGTCCCAAATATCCTTGGCTGTTGCAGCAAACAATAACGGCTTGCCAATTTGAGGTTCCATACTATTGATCAATATGGATCGAAGAATAGAGTCTTCTGCCTTCCAATATCGTTCATGTGGGTCGCCCGGTAGGGGCGAGGTATTTCCCCTGTCAGAAAGCTAAATTTTTGTCGTCCTTCGAGGACCATCTTTACTGACTGAGACCATGAGAAATAGTTGTTGCCATTCAACTTTTCTCCTGAAAGATGATACATGGAAGACTGAGCCACCGTATTAGTCACATAAGAAGAGGATACATTAGGGAACGAGTTTACCGGATTCTCAGAATACATCGGTAGAGTGGATGTCGTCCCTAAGGTAGCCTCAAGTGCTGCTATCTGTTGTCGAAgcccttccaattgttgatgaactatTCCCGAGGAAACTTGCACGTTACGGTTGGAATATGTCGaagattcaccaacctcaaatgTTGAGTGAATTTGAGAGTTTTTAACATCGGGATGGTAGATAGGATCATTGGGTGGCTGGCCATACAAATTTGACGGCAGAAGCGGTGGTAGCTGATTGGAATTAGATGGCAGAACATAAATCGGGGCGTGGGGAGCAATATAGGCCGCAGACGAAGAAAAGGGTTGGACAAATGGGATGGTCGGCGCCGTCTGAGGAAGAAAACCAGGCGCATGGTGGTCCAGCGGCGACGCGTGGTGGTCCGGTGACGGCACGGACGACTGCGGTAATgacgaaaaattattttcggACGTTTTCTGTAGCCGGCTTAATAATTTGTCCATGGCAGCACTCATCCGAGCATCGATGGCAGCAGCTACGGCAGCACTAAAATTGATGGTTGTCCCttctgtttgattttttttgggtttctaGGGTGTTTTCATAGTcccgctctgataccatattgaaaagagagacaacgagttcacaccaatttacgtggaaacccgagtaccgggagaaaaaccacgattgtttgttgttattattttctaatgaataaaacaataggtacatgggagaataaatagagtacacaatggaataaaaaaggaaaaaaattaggaaaataaggaataaggaaaataaggaatacatccccataatctttccataattattctaggattctaacaaggaaaaagcctagaaaaaaggaaagaattccaacaatATGACGAACTAACCTATCACTAACCAACCTATCACTCACACGTGTTTCCCCCCTTAATAACCCTCCataacaaacttatttatatgaCGAACCAACCTATCACTCACACGTGTCTCCCCccttaacaaacttatttcCTCTCCTCTTGTACTGATATAATATTAGAGGTCTAACAGAATCCTCACTTCGCTAAGATGACAGAGATTCACTCTCCTCAGCATCTTGCATTCAGGCTACTGCAATAACTCCATCCACAACATCCAAGGATTTCTCGGATTCCTTTCTTGTTACACCAAATGTCCACACGACGCCGGCATATACTATGTGCACACCACATAATAATAGCTCAACCTCAGAAATAAGACCAATAGTTTACTTACACACAAGCATCACAGTCATCATATAAGAATCATTCAAGTTACTCTTACAAATAACATAGCACTGGCATCATTTAAGACcataacatataataatataccCAACAAAATATGCATACTACAAACTCAGAAGAAAtgttttcaaacacaactttCATACATGAAATCATTCGTCATATTCACATGATTATTCTCAACGCATTCATATAATGAAAGAACACTCACACAAAACATCCATTAAGTATTGAAAATCGTTTACGTAAAAGTACTTACAAGAGATAACATAAAGAATGCATAAATTAAGAGATTATTGGGTTtcttaaaagttatttaaaaaaactagatACATAACTAAATAAAGTATCAAATTCAAAGATGAAAGAGTTAACATACATAAAGAAAGCTCTTCAGATCCCTTCCTATTGCAACATCTCTCAAGACAACAATGGCCCTATTGATCTCAACTCTCAAAGCAGAGACAATCTCTTTCACTGGCTCCTCTGGAATGTGAATTTGAGGGATGTGCGGCATACAACAACCCCATTATTGGTTTCCAGCATTCTTCATCgttatgaaaagaataaaaggaaCATTTAATATCACTCCTCGCTGACCAAAAATCATAGCAAATGCCTACATCAATTACTAGCTTGCTCATTAAACAGTATTTCGATAAATCTCACAATATCACAACCATGTATTAATGAACAAGTTTCCATCCTATCCTAACAATTGTAACAACAAAGAAACggaaaataaattagagaGAACCATAAGTGTCAAAAGATCTCAAAACTCAATGGCGTATGTAAGCCACCCAACTCACCTCCCTTGTCCATAgatacatttttcataaaaatacaAACCAGCTTCTTTGCAAGCACAGCAAACCGTGATTAAAACTTATCACTAATTGAATGAAACCcaattcaataacaaaaacccTATAAGCACCAATTAAAAAACATGTAAGTCATAAGTGATCTATATATATGATGATGCAAACCTACTTTGTAGCATTGGAGCAATAAGATAactttcatatattaaaaaaataaatgggcTCAAAAAATTCCATTTTCATAGTACAAGAGGAAGTTTGTGAAATCAGAAGCAGAAAATGGATAATCTAATAACTTGAACTTGAACAAATAGAGTATGAGGAAAAGAACAATAAGTTTTCAATTCGCAAAAGctacaaaatcaaagaaacaacGAATGTCAAAATgtcaatcttaaatttatgaGGAAAATGGAACACAAGTATTGTGGGAATGGCTTGGTACCTAAACTTTATGTTGGGCTCGATTGAACCTCATATCCCCGGTCCAGACTGACATTGAAACGTCGAACACCAACCATGGTAACAAACTTGGTTAGAGGAAACTCTTGTTATTTGAGAAACATAGGGATTGGAAATAACTGTTGCGTCTCCATAAATCCTaccagagagagagagagagagagcttaAACAAACTTGTCAAGTTTGCAAGaactacaaattttttaatttggctCAAACCTCTTTTCGAGAAAGTTCTTCTGTTCAAGAGTATAATGAGAGCGAGAAGGATTTGTAAGCTTTGCAGTTGTTGAACTAACTGCACATCCTCTTAGTCTACCAATtgataaaaaagttattacaTGCTTAAAGATATACCCAAAGCAAAGATATACTCAAACCTCTTTTCGAGAAAGTTCTTCTGTTCAAGAGTATAATGAGAGCGAGAAGGATTTGTAAGCTTTGCAGTTGTTGAACTAACTGCAAATCCTCTTGGTCTACCAACtgataaaaaagttattacaTGCTTAAAGATATACCCAAAGCAACATCTTCCTATTATACATTTCTTAACTATTAGAAGGAAACAACATTTCTTAACTATGACGTAGGTGGTGTTGGATTTGTTGGTACCTTCCAGATGTACCCAAAGCAACATCTTCCTATTATACACACCCAACTGGGGCACAATAACGCTCCAGACTCGGGCAAAATAACGCATTgtttgaaacaaaagaaaaaccagaAAAAGGTTCAAATACCTGGCATTGGTGACCAAatgaaatttgacaaaaaaacaTTTGTGAATTCATCACACTCTTCGGCATCCATGGGTTTACACCTGAgaagttaataaaattatgagaAGCTAATCCAATCAAACATGGGAGAAGCATGTGATAAGGGAGCGGTAAAAAAGAATCATCCCATCTAAGGAATTAGAAAAGGAAGTAcgagaattaattaaaaaagggaAACGAGAATAGAAGTTACTCTTCAAGGTTCCTGTAGGAGGAGAATAGTTTGTGCAAGTCATCTCCATAACCCAATGCTGGGATTTTCCTCACAATCAAATACCTgttgaatttcaaaatgaacAAGCTAAATATGACCAAGTGGGAAAGACATgcataaaaatgaaacatttaacAAGCCTATTACTAACTGGAGTTGGACAATGatgtagaagaaaagaagaagaagactaaCCTTGAATCATTAGCTTCAAGTGTCTAATAATTGTAGAGAGACGAGCTGATAGACAAAGAACCCACTAGTACAAaagtggtctacgacgacagttatttactgtcgtaAACGaatttcgcgacagttattttcagtcatacAAGCGagagtcatggaaagtccttcgacgacagttttcgaaaactgtcgcaataggttattttatgacattaaataaatgtcgttaatcaacattcaactacttcaaataactgtcatattctattttatgacagttaataactatcatcatttctttattaacgacggttaaataaatgtcacaaattcatttattgtgacatttattaattgtcatgaatatgttattcgcgacagtttttttttttaaaatgtcattgtttagttattgacgacattttttccCAGCCAACGATtgtgcaatcgtgacagtttttcgataacattaaatgtcattgttttgctattgacgacatttttttccagtcaaatatattgcaattgtgacagttttttttgaaaaaaaattgtcattgtttatcTATTGACGACATGTTATTCCTGTCACATATAGACAATcgtaacaatttattttgttaaataactgtcatcgttctccaatttacaacaACTAATAACTATCACAAATTCGTTTGTTACGTCATTTATTTCCTGTTccacatttctcaatttcctatagttttttcctgttctccatgcagctccaccattacacgaaccatttgaatgacaataatgtagctgagaatgacaaatttgaatttatacaagtttcacaccaatgtacaaaaaaatagccaacactttaatatatatacactataatacgatttataatatttgtacatctTAATACAAGTTTCAATAATCCACATGTACGGAATACtagcccttaatcaaaaaatattttaaatagcattagaatacatctaacaagattttctgcagaagcataaacgacccaaccgagaatgttcgtTTCTGgaaatgttctttgaaagaaaactcatgaagttgtcgactccagttgaacctacaaagacaacatgaatataagtaTCCATAACACATACGTACAGTCAATGAATAACTAAATCAATGTCTCAACAAAATACagaacacaaacaagaacttcaacacttgattccatgaaatgaaaagagaagcaCATGAGGACTACATTAGGCAAACAtagcaaacaaaaacatactGCTACTCTTTCTCTCTAGCTAGAATACACATACCAAAAACATACCCCATCTCACTCTCCCCTTCTCTATTCATTTTACTACCCCACTCATGGTGGTCCCTCTTCAATAAGAGTTTTGCTTGTGGGAGATCTTTCCCTTGGGAATATGAGTTCTCACTTGACCAATAATATACCTCATAATGATAAGAAACAAATGGTCACTGCAAGAAGAAGTGGAAGAACCAGATTATCATATTACAGATGCCGAACATAATATGGTAATGGATATCAAAtctgataatgaaaatgaagttcctaagaagaggagaaagagatCTAGGAGAAGAAGAACGTCCAACCAAATGGCCACTGCAAATTGAACAACTTCTTGGGTTGTTCCTAGTACTTAGAACAAAACAACCTACGACAATACATGTACGACAATTTGTAATCCTTAGAGTTGAACAGTTTGTATTAGGCAATCATCGCAAATAAAGATGAACTATGAATAATCATGTACCAATTCtctcaaattattaaaacgaaTAGGAAGATTACAGTAACTACTCAGGTTCACGAACAAAAAAAGTGCTACAGGGAATGAAGGGTTCATGTGAAAACATACATGTATCGACATACCATTCATTGTTGGTTTACGACAATGTAGGTCTATAGCGTCTTACTTGAATGAAGTGCCCAGCATTATCCCATGTGTATGACAAAGCTGTCCATATTTTGGAAGACCGCAGTACTGAATTACAAAAACCAATTAGACAGCACATTGCAAAAACATACATCTCTAATCCTCAATccatatattaaacattcaaagcTAGTGAACCAAGGACACAAGCAAATAATCACCTTcgacagttatttgattgCAAGAAGATTCATATCCCAATGCAGTATGGcaccaaataacaaaattccaTGAGCCAGTCACATATATATCGAACTCTTCATAAGAAACCTATAAGCAAACACACATTCATATCCACTTACTTAAAAGCAAGTCACATATACTTAGATGTGATAAAATAACCATTCACTTACCCCTTTCATGCTTAAGTCTGTTCAAAACAATGTGCTTAACATTTTCTTGTATGTCGTTCGggtttaacaaaattatattaacaaaaaatccccacaaaatacttcaaaaaatgttgtttcctAATCTGGTGCTAAGCACGATGTACGTGCTTAGAAAGGAACTCCGCCAATTCCGATCTAACTTCATCGATTTCATCTTGAGAGTACGTAGGAGGTAAATAGAGTACGTAGGAGGTAAACTTTTCATctgtaaataataaagtggttaagaattattttcattccaaACAATGACATAAAGTGGTTTCAAAACTCTAATACTTACGACATCTACAATCGAAGTACTCCTCGCAGAAATTATGTCCCGCATGAATCGCATAACATAGTACCTGCATTCTACCACCCATTTTGTTTGGGACACTGGAtgtagaatataaaaaatacatgtgaaacgtttaaattaataacttatttaCGACTACCCTACTGGTCAATGCCACATACCTTAACAACCTTCCAATTcggttttttcttctttgatatattgaatgACCTACCACATAATATAAGATtgttacataattaaaatagttgtaCACATAATAAAGACATTAACGACAATAATATGACCTACATTTGAAGCACTTCACTCATGTCTCCGTCAATCCGATTCTTCAACGGGTCAATCCAATATGCAACACCTTTGTAGGATTAACAACGACCAATGTCCAATGATTGCTAAGAACACATTTCCAccattataaattaatattttaatagtgAATTCAAATCGTGAATGCTAATGAAAATGTCATTGTCATGCGCTTACCCAGAGTTGTATGGGAACAATACTACTTGGTCATACTCGGCACCGAGAAGTCGAGCATTCAACAACTGCGCACGCGATTGTTTGTAACTCGAGTAACTTACAGATCCGGCATCCATGAACTTGAACAAGCTTGAACTTCGTCCTTGTACCATAATTGTGTGAAGGTACCTACACAATGAAATGACATTACAATTAAAAGGAGACCGCAACCATCAATgacgtatatatattaaaaggaaaTCTTACATCATGTAAGCATCTAAGCATGATGTGCATATTGGCTGCATTGACGAGAAATCCCTCAGTGACTCAACCATAATGCAACATTTTCTCTTCACACCGAATAGCTCTAAAGGCGTGTTTAGTTGAATCGATGACCCCATATGTTCAACGAGTCTAACCAAACACCGGAGTGCCACTAGAGCACGTAGATATGCTGCCATAGAGAATGTGGACGGATCCGTATTGAAGCCCACAGTTTCCTTCTATCACAAAAAGTTCAACTACTGTTAGTATAATTTGATGCATAAAAACTCCAACACAATAAGACAGACAATTACCTTATCATTCCTAGTAAGAACAAGATGTCGTGGCCACAATAAATGTGATCCGACTTCATGCGTCAGTTTGGTGACTCCTTCCTTTGTCGGATTTGGAATCACACATTGGCCATCGAGGACAACATCCACTGATACCTTGATGTTCTCACCGTCACCTTCAGCATCAAATATTGTCCCATGTGCAATGATAGTATCTTCAGTTTCAAACGCAAGCATACACAGAGTTCCAACCTACGTAGaattatatgttaaatatGTGCACGTAAAGTTAGTCAATACGTTTTCAGGGTTATGTCTAACTTCTTACAAGATTAAACACGTATATAGAATTGTTGTGGAGCAGTGTGCCTTAATTAGTAAAGTATACTTTAAACTAACCTTCAAGTCACTTGATCTTGTGTCCCccacattttcttctttgttcacTTCTGTCACAACGTCAGCCGCTTTATCTGGTACTGAATCAGAGGCTACGTCTTCAGTCTCATCATCTGAAACCCCTTCAACTGATGGTGTTCCTTTCGAACACATACTAGGGtcttgttcttcttcatctcctttCGCACACtcatcttttttcattttatgcaACTTCGCTTCTAGCTCGATAATTCGTTTGGCAATTTGATCACGTTCCTCATACACTGTCCTCTCCTCATTACCTTCTTTAGATTCCATTGGGGtatggaaatattttttcttagtcACGTACTTCCCCACGCCTCGGAGTATGCCCGGACGATCTTTCCCTCCCAATGCCTGGGTGAGAACATCGTCACCACCAGATAAACTACGTCCCTTCTGGTTGCCCATTAGATCGTCCTAAAATAGTGCatgaaatggaaattaaaagatgtgaaaccatagtaacaaaaaaaacatagaaattaTAAGTTGCCAAATTTTCTCAACTTGTTAACTTACAATGAGATTGGCAACGTCCATCGTCTCTTTATCTGGGAACTCTCCCTTACGATCCAACCGTGCATGTTTCCATACTATCGATCGATCTATTTGATCTGACGAAGAAGATGCACGCTACATAAACAGTATATGTTATATTTGGAATCTAACATcatgaaaacaaagaacatCTTTAAGGGCAGTTACTTACCAACTCCTCAACCAGATTTGCATACCCCTTGCGAGATATTCTATGGTTGTATTTGTACAGGCTCCTTTTCAGTTTAccatcttcactttttttctgtAGAAAAAGTTGTATAACCtctattaaattaacatatttgTGTAACAAATTGTACataaagtataagaaaatgTTTGGATATCCATACGTACTTCAAAATCTTCCTTCAACCGTGAAGCCACAAATTCATCCCAATGGTCTTGATCGATGAATGAGTATTCCGCTGGTGGGTGTTTTAATTTCTCCACATCGTCCTTAAATGGAAGTACGTACGTAGTTGTTAATCTCGACTTGAACCCACGATAGCATACTCCCGCGTTTTGAAGTATGTTTTTCTTCGACTTGGGGTCAAGAATGAAGCCGgcctacaaaaaaaataataataaaatgtattaaatcTGTTGAAGTTGGTAGTTTAACCTAAAAACACTCAATAAGAAGCATTTTTACCTCAatcaattcataaattttccCCTTCATCTCCATTGGAACAACATGCCAAGTAGAGTACGTGATAGGAACGTGAAACCTTACGGTCGTTCCAATAAAACTCTTCAACTTCGTTGCATTCGGTCCAATCGGTTGACCTAGTTCATTGTACTGAATAACCATTCTCCGTCCCTCACTACTAAAACGTGTTATATCTTTCATTCCCGTAGGGCCACGTTTCTTTTTCTGGCTACTAGTTTCCCCTCTTTGAATGGGTGTAGCAACCTCATCATCATCTGAATGAACCATTACTGCAAACATACATGtgatttaaaacataatacaTGTGATTTAATTGTAAAtgtgaaatatgaaataaccaaaaaagtGTTAACATAACTAAACATTAATAAACCCTTGgttctcaaagaaaataggaaacaaTTCATACAAACTTAATTAGGCAAAATTCACACTAAATATGGTAAAGCACATAACACTTTCAAATTAGAACATCTACTACATAAAAttctctaaaatttgaaaacaaagaaagtattgaacatgaaaagaaaacttgataACGATACATTCTGAAGTAGTCATCTCTGAAAATGGAATAGTcctacaaagaagaaaaaaacaacaatgatTAACTCATTTGTGGGGATAGTCAATTGGTAACTCATGTGCTTTCACAGTCAGGTCTAGCATATGTTTCACCACCTTcgtcaaaatcaaaagttgtgTGGTAAGAAGAGAGTGGGGGATAGTGAGGCAAGATGTCACTTATGTCATCATCAACACATTTGTGGGGAAATTCCTTCTCGGGTGGCATCACAACAACCGACCATCTTGGATCAACAGGATCTGTGACATAGAATACTTGTCTTCCGTGTGTGGCAATAATGAACGAATCTGAAGGTGGCCAATTCGACTAAGGTCCACCAGTGTGTAGTTCAGATCGTCCTTCGAACAGCAGCATTATTTTCAACCCAATTGCATTTGAAAAGAACAACCTTAAACATATTGTAGTTGACTTCCCAAATCTCTTGAATGGTGCCATAGAAAGACATGTCACAGACGACCGGGTTTTTGTCCTTCGCACTTGACACTTGCATTGTTGTTGCGACTAACATAATCCCACTGTTTTGCACCGTTCGGTAGTCATCACGAGATTTTGTGTGGTAAGACGTTCCATTAATTATGTATCCGTCGTACATCATTAAAGCAGGGTGGGGTCCATGTGCAAGCCAACGTATGGTGTTCGAGAGAACCTTCCCTTCCTGTAGTTCACTCATCACCTATTGAATAGAACAATTAGTCGttctaaatattgaacaattagattaaacgaaaataaatttttgattGTGTACGTACCCGATCCCTAAACCATGCACTGAAGGATCGATTATGTTCAACTTGTAGCCACTGTTCATTTTTTGCTCTTCTGCGATTTTCTATctttaattgattgaaatgttgCCTACGAAATGTTTCATACATTAAATTGGTGGCTTGAGGGTAAATTAATGGCAGTATATACTCATACGAATGCTTACTCAACGTATGGGTGCACTTCTCCAATGTTCTGTAAGACATGAAGATGTGCTTGCTTGAGTTGTTGGACATCGGGTCGAACGTATGTTCCTGCTGATAGCGGTCGATCGCTTTGTATTTCTGTCCTTGAATTGAGTGACCCAAGTCCAATAGGATCTAATCCAGAAAGAAAATCTGAACAGAATTCAACTGCCTCCTCGCATATGCTTGCTTCTGCATTGCATCCTTCCGGTCGAGCTCTACTGCGAACATAACTTTTCAACACTTTCATGCATCGTTCAAATGGGTACATCCATCGCAAATATACTGGTCCACAAAGCTTTACTTCTCTAACGAGATGAACGACAAGGTGAACCATGATTGTAAAAAACGAGGGTGGGAAATACTTCTCAAGATTGCATAAAGTCAGAACTATATCTTCTTGAAGTGCATCAAGATCTGAGACAGAATTTTTTTTGGCACAAATCGcattgaagaagaagcacAATCTACTAATAGTGTACCTCACATTCTTCGGTAGGACTGAACGTATTGCAATTGGAAGCAGTTGCTGCATTAAAACATAACAGTCGTGCGACTTAAGGCCGGTCAGTTTTAAGTCATCCAAAGAGACACGACTACTAATATTTGCTGAATAACCTTCTGGAACTTTAATTTCTGACAAAGTCTTGCAAAATCGatacttctcttcttttgacaGTGTATAACATGCCGCAGGGATATAAGTTCTATTACCAGTAAACGTTGGTGCCAATTCTGGTCTAATTTTCATATCAACCAAGTCAAGTCTAGTATTCATCCCATCCTTACTTTTTCTTGGTATATCAAGTAAGGTGCCCACTATGTTCatgcatacatttttttcaatatgcatTATGTCTAAACAGTGTCGAACATGCAAGTGTTTCCAATATGGTAGTTGAAAAAAAGCATGTCTTCTTTTCCAATAGTCATTGCCACCTTCATTATGCACGGTCTTCCCACACTTCTTCCC
Coding sequences within:
- the LOC116405248 gene encoding uncharacterized protein LOC116405248 → MAAYLRALVALRCLVRLVEHMGSSIQLNTPLELFGVKRKCCIMVESLRDFSSMQPICTSCLDAYMMYLHTIMVQGRSSSLFKFMDAGSVSYSSYKQSRAQLLNARLLGAEYDQVVLFPYNSG
- the LOC116405249 gene encoding uncharacterized protein LOC116405249, translated to MVHSDDDEVATPIQRGETSSQKKKRGPTGMKDITRFSSEGRRMVIQYNELGQPIGPNATKLKSFIGTTVRFHVPITYSTWHVVPMEMKGKIYELIEAGFILDPKSKKNILQNAGVCYRGFKSRLTTTYVLPFKDDVEKLKHPPAEYSFIDQDHWDEFVASRLKEDFEKKSEDGKLKRSLYKYNHRISRKGYANLVEELRASSSSDQIDRSIVWKHARLDRKGEFPDKETMDVANLIDDLMGNQKGRSLSGGDDVLTQALGGKDRPGILRGVGKYVTKKKYFHTPMESKEGNEERTVYEERDQIAKRIIELEAKLHKMKKDECAKGDEEEQDPSMCSKGTPSVEGVSDDETEDVASDSVPDKAADVVTEVNKEENVGDTRSSDLKVSLKYTLLIKAHCSTTILYTCLIL